From the genome of Streptomyces sp. NBC_01341, one region includes:
- a CDS encoding NCS1 family nucleobase:cation symporter-1 translates to MTATVPPVPPVPPTPSEGRIADPSGRIELAPGSLPDDPRFVNDDLLPVPLERRRWTTYNFAALWIGMAHNIPSWLLASGLVALGMDWKQAVLTIALANLIVLGPMLLTGHAGPKYGIPFPVLARASFGLRGANLPALIRAGVACAWFGIQTWIGGVGIFTLLGKMFGGWARAGEIGGQPWTLWLCFVLFWVLELAIIYRGMDTLRRFENWAAPFVIVGAVVLLVWVAVKAGGFGPLLDQPSALGWGADFWPVFFPSLMGMIAFWSTLSLNIPDFTRFGAGQRAQIRGQSLGLPTTMTFFALLSVLVTSGSQAVYGEAIWDPVQLVARTDNVFGLLFGLITVLVATISVNLAANVVSPAYDLANLAPKLINFRTGALITGVVGVLIMPWKLTETPELYIFTWLGLVGGLLGTVAGILIADYWIVRRTVLDLPDLYRPGGRYWYTGGWNWRAVAAFVAGGVLAVGGSHSAPGKGPFPADGLIPFLKPLADYGWAVGLVSSLVLYALLSPGVRKEAVSGPAAR, encoded by the coding sequence ATGACCGCTACCGTCCCACCTGTTCCACCGGTCCCGCCGACCCCCTCAGAGGGGCGGATAGCCGACCCGTCGGGCCGGATCGAACTCGCCCCGGGTTCGCTCCCCGACGACCCGCGCTTCGTCAATGACGATCTGCTGCCGGTGCCTCTGGAGCGGCGCCGCTGGACGACGTACAACTTCGCCGCCCTCTGGATCGGGATGGCGCACAACATCCCGTCCTGGCTGCTGGCCTCCGGACTCGTCGCGCTCGGGATGGACTGGAAGCAAGCCGTCCTCACGATCGCGCTGGCCAACCTGATCGTGCTCGGCCCGATGCTGCTCACGGGACACGCCGGCCCCAAATACGGCATCCCGTTCCCCGTCCTGGCCCGTGCGTCGTTCGGGCTGCGCGGTGCCAATCTTCCGGCCCTGATCCGGGCGGGTGTCGCGTGCGCGTGGTTCGGCATCCAGACGTGGATCGGTGGCGTCGGAATCTTCACGCTGCTGGGCAAGATGTTCGGCGGCTGGGCGCGGGCCGGTGAGATCGGCGGCCAGCCCTGGACGCTCTGGCTCTGCTTCGTCCTGTTCTGGGTGCTCGAACTCGCCATCATCTACCGGGGCATGGACACCCTGCGCCGGTTCGAGAACTGGGCGGCGCCGTTCGTCATCGTCGGTGCGGTGGTCCTGCTCGTCTGGGTCGCGGTCAAGGCGGGCGGTTTCGGACCGCTGCTGGACCAGCCCTCCGCCCTCGGGTGGGGCGCGGACTTCTGGCCGGTCTTCTTCCCCTCGCTGATGGGCATGATCGCCTTCTGGTCCACGCTCTCGCTGAACATCCCCGACTTCACACGCTTCGGCGCCGGTCAACGGGCGCAGATCCGTGGGCAGTCGCTCGGGCTGCCCACGACCATGACCTTCTTCGCCCTGCTCTCCGTCCTCGTCACGTCCGGCTCGCAGGCCGTGTACGGGGAGGCGATCTGGGACCCGGTGCAGCTGGTGGCCAGGACGGACAACGTCTTCGGGCTGCTCTTCGGCCTGATCACCGTGCTCGTCGCGACGATCTCCGTGAACCTCGCGGCGAACGTCGTCTCACCGGCGTACGACCTGGCCAACCTCGCGCCGAAGCTCATCAACTTCCGTACGGGCGCCCTGATCACGGGGGTCGTCGGTGTCCTGATCATGCCGTGGAAGCTCACCGAGACACCCGAGCTGTACATCTTCACCTGGCTGGGGCTGGTCGGCGGTCTGCTCGGCACGGTCGCAGGCATCCTCATCGCCGACTACTGGATCGTCCGGCGTACGGTCCTCGACCTGCCCGACCTCTACCGGCCCGGAGGCCGCTACTGGTACACGGGCGGATGGAACTGGCGTGCCGTGGCCGCGTTCGTGGCCGGGGGCGTGCTCGCCGTCGGCGGTTCCCACTCGGCGCCCGGCAAGGGGCCGTTCCCCGCCGACGGGCTGATCCCGTTCCTGAAGCCGCTCGCCGACTACGGGTGGGCCGTCGGCCTCGTCTCCTCGCTGGTGCTCTACGCACTGCTGAGCCCGGGCGTCAGGAAGGAAGCGGTGTCCGGCCCGGCAGCGCGCTGA
- a CDS encoding TIGR03842 family LLM class F420-dependent oxidoreductase has product MDFGLVLQTDPPASAVVGLMRRAERNGFRYGWTFDSAVLWQEPFVIYSRILEHTERLVVGPMVTNPGTRTWEVTASTFATLNDMYGNRTVCGIGRGDSAMRVAGRRPNTLARLGEAIDVIRDLAEGREATVDGQPVQIPWVKDGSLPVWMAAYGPKALALAGQKADGFILQLADPYLTEWMIKTVRQAAADAGRDPDSVTICVAAPAYVGEDLDHAREQCRWFGGMVGNHVADLVSRYGEHSDLVPEALTAYIAGRSGYDYSHHGRTGNPDTAFVPDEIVDRFCLLGPPEAHIEKLRVLRDLGVDQFAVYNMHDAREATIDAYGSTIIPALSA; this is encoded by the coding sequence ATGGATTTCGGACTCGTCCTCCAGACCGACCCGCCCGCCTCCGCCGTCGTCGGGCTCATGCGCCGCGCCGAACGGAACGGATTCCGTTACGGCTGGACCTTCGACTCCGCGGTGCTCTGGCAGGAGCCCTTCGTCATCTACAGCCGGATCCTGGAGCACACCGAACGGCTCGTCGTGGGTCCGATGGTGACCAATCCGGGCACCCGCACCTGGGAGGTCACCGCCTCGACCTTCGCCACGCTCAACGACATGTACGGCAACCGGACCGTCTGCGGCATCGGGCGCGGAGACTCCGCTATGCGCGTCGCCGGCCGCAGGCCCAACACTCTTGCCAGGCTCGGCGAGGCCATCGACGTGATCCGGGACCTCGCGGAGGGCCGTGAAGCCACCGTCGACGGGCAGCCGGTACAGATCCCCTGGGTGAAGGACGGCAGTCTGCCGGTCTGGATGGCCGCCTATGGGCCCAAGGCTCTCGCGCTGGCCGGGCAGAAGGCCGACGGCTTCATCCTCCAACTCGCCGACCCGTACCTCACGGAGTGGATGATCAAGACGGTGCGGCAGGCGGCCGCCGACGCCGGACGCGATCCGGACTCCGTCACCATCTGCGTGGCCGCGCCCGCCTACGTGGGCGAGGACCTGGACCACGCCCGCGAGCAGTGCCGCTGGTTCGGCGGGATGGTCGGCAACCACGTGGCCGATCTCGTCTCCCGCTACGGGGAGCACTCGGACCTCGTGCCCGAGGCGCTCACGGCCTACATCGCGGGCCGGTCCGGATACGACTACAGCCATCACGGACGCACCGGAAATCCGGACACGGCCTTCGTCCCCGACGAGATCGTGGACCGTTTCTGTCTGCTCGGACCGCCCGAGGCGCACATCGAGAAGCTCCGGGTGCTGCGCGATCTGGGTGTCGACCAGTTCGCCGTCTACAACATGCACGACGCGCGCGAGGCGACCATCGACGCCTACGGCTCCACGATCATCCCCGCGTTGTCCGCCTGA
- a CDS encoding alpha/beta fold hydrolase: MGTVTTIDGTTIYYKDWGPRDGEPIMFHHGWPLSGDDWDNQMLFFLSKGYRVIAHDRRGHGRSSQSATGHDMDTYAADVTAVVEALDLRGVVHIGHSTGGGEVTRYVARAEAGRVAKAVLVSSVPPVMVKSESNPGGLPIEVFDGFRAALAANRAQFYIEVPSGPFYGFNRPGAKVSQGLIDNWWRQGMRGAANAHYECIKAFSETDFTEDLKKIDVPVLVAHGTDDQIVPYEDAGPLSAKLLPHGRLKSYEGYPHGMLSTHPEVLNPDLLAFVQE; encoded by the coding sequence ATGGGCACGGTCACCACCATCGACGGCACGACCATCTACTACAAGGACTGGGGCCCGCGCGACGGCGAGCCGATCATGTTCCACCACGGCTGGCCGCTCAGCGGGGACGACTGGGACAACCAGATGCTGTTCTTCCTCTCCAAGGGCTACCGCGTGATCGCCCACGACAGGAGGGGGCACGGGCGCTCCTCCCAGAGCGCCACCGGCCACGACATGGACACGTACGCCGCCGACGTGACAGCGGTGGTGGAAGCCCTCGACCTGCGGGGAGTCGTGCACATCGGCCATTCCACCGGCGGCGGCGAGGTGACCAGGTACGTCGCCCGCGCCGAGGCCGGGCGGGTCGCCAAGGCCGTGCTCGTCAGCTCCGTCCCGCCCGTCATGGTGAAGTCCGAGTCCAATCCGGGCGGACTGCCGATCGAGGTCTTCGACGGCTTCCGCGCCGCCCTCGCCGCCAACCGCGCCCAGTTCTACATCGAGGTGCCCTCGGGTCCGTTCTACGGATTCAACCGGCCCGGGGCCAAGGTGTCGCAGGGGCTCATCGACAACTGGTGGCGGCAGGGCATGCGGGGCGCGGCCAACGCCCACTACGAGTGCATCAAGGCCTTCTCGGAGACCGATTTCACCGAGGACCTCAAGAAGATCGACGTGCCGGTCCTGGTGGCCCACGGCACCGACGACCAGATCGTGCCGTACGAGGATGCCGGCCCCCTCTCCGCGAAACTGCTGCCCCACGGCCGGCTGAAGAGTTACGAGGGCTATCCCCACGGAATGCTCTCGACGCATCCCGAGGTCCTCAACCCCGACCTCCTCGCGTTCGTGCAGGAGTAG
- a CDS encoding toxin-antitoxin system HicB family antitoxin, which translates to MDLTPYVDTLRRELAVAAEAGGDEARALAERLTAPLESATRLAMLNVLSAATDEITRELAPGSVDVRLRGLDPDFVVTRPPADSGAGDRPAAVAEPLQAPSPVDGDEGGGTARVNLRLPTHLKARAEEAANREGLSVNAWLVRAVSAAVDGGARPRATEKTRTIGQSFTGWVR; encoded by the coding sequence ATGGACCTGACCCCGTATGTCGACACCCTCCGCCGCGAACTTGCGGTGGCCGCCGAGGCCGGCGGCGACGAAGCCCGCGCACTGGCGGAGCGGCTCACCGCCCCCCTGGAGTCGGCGACCCGGCTGGCCATGCTGAACGTGCTCTCCGCCGCCACGGACGAGATCACCCGCGAACTCGCCCCGGGCTCGGTCGACGTACGGCTGCGCGGGCTCGACCCCGACTTCGTGGTGACACGGCCGCCCGCCGACAGCGGCGCAGGCGACCGGCCGGCCGCGGTGGCCGAACCGCTCCAGGCCCCGTCACCGGTGGACGGCGACGAGGGCGGCGGCACGGCCCGCGTCAATCTGCGTCTGCCCACCCACCTCAAGGCCCGCGCCGAGGAGGCCGCGAACCGTGAGGGCCTGTCGGTCAACGCGTGGCTGGTGCGCGCGGTGTCGGCCGCGGTCGACGGCGGGGCCCGGCCGCGCGCGACGGAGAAGACCCGGACCATCGGACAGAGCTTCACGGGCTGGGTTCGCTAG
- a CDS encoding DUF4097 family beta strand repeat-containing protein produces the protein MPSYDTPAPITATAHVHAGSIGFTAGDRLDTVVEVRPRDPKRDQDVRAAEQTEVVCASGTLNIRTPKGNLFGRTGTVDVSVELPTGSSVDVTGAWTQVVGEGRLGEVRVKTSSGDVRLDTTGRLKLTASHGSIAVDRIDGAAEITTSSGSMRVGLVDGPAVLKNSHGTTTVDAATGELRVSGANGDIEVRRAGDSVTATTAHGTLRVGEVARGTVRLETSYGAIEVGVREGTAAWIDASSGAGQVRNTLTASETPETTEDTVKVHARTRFGNIDIRRAKV, from the coding sequence ATGCCTTCTTACGACACTCCCGCGCCGATCACGGCCACAGCTCACGTGCATGCCGGTTCCATCGGGTTCACCGCGGGCGACCGCCTCGACACCGTCGTCGAGGTACGGCCCCGCGATCCGAAGCGCGACCAGGACGTACGGGCGGCCGAGCAGACCGAGGTGGTCTGCGCGAGCGGGACCCTGAACATCAGGACCCCCAAGGGCAATCTGTTCGGCCGCACGGGCACCGTGGACGTGTCGGTCGAACTGCCGACGGGGTCGAGCGTCGACGTGACGGGCGCCTGGACCCAGGTCGTCGGTGAGGGCCGGCTCGGCGAGGTCCGCGTGAAGACCTCGTCCGGCGACGTACGCCTCGACACCACCGGCCGGCTGAAACTGACCGCGTCGCACGGCTCGATCGCCGTGGACCGGATCGACGGCGCAGCCGAGATCACCACCAGCTCCGGCAGCATGCGCGTCGGTCTCGTCGACGGCCCCGCCGTCCTCAAGAACTCGCACGGCACCACGACCGTCGACGCCGCGACCGGCGAACTGCGGGTGAGCGGCGCCAACGGCGACATCGAGGTCCGGCGCGCCGGGGACTCGGTCACCGCGACCACGGCACACGGAACCCTTCGTGTGGGCGAAGTAGCCCGCGGCACGGTTCGGCTGGAGACGTCCTACGGCGCGATCGAGGTCGGAGTCCGGGAGGGCACGGCAGCGTGGATCGACGCGAGTTCGGGCGCCGGACAGGTACGCAACACCCTCACCGCGTCCGAGACGCCGGAGACGACCGAGGACACCGTCAAGGTCCACGCCCGCACCCGGTTCGGAAACATCGACATCCGTCGCGCCAAGGTCTGA
- a CDS encoding ATP-binding cassette domain-containing protein gives MPTSKTAGGQHPAPPAVSAVGLRKSYGGRTVLDGIDLRIATGSVFALLGPNGAGKTTAVKILSTLIGADGGQAQVAGHDIATSPDGVRAAIGVTGQFSAVDGLITGEENMLLMADLHHLPKAEGRRVAAELLERFDLTDAARKPASTYSGGMKRRLDIAMTLVGSPRVIFLDEPTTGLDPRSRHTMWQIIRRLVTDGVTVFLTTQYLQEADELADRIAVLHNGTIAAEGTPDELKRLVPGGHIRLRFTDPTAYRTATTTLTPTTHDDEALWLTLPSDGSQRDLRTLLDLLDTHHIHADELTVHTPDLDDVFFALTAPTLPTQPNQPKENAR, from the coding sequence ATGCCCACGTCCAAAACTGCCGGTGGACAACACCCTGCCCCGCCCGCCGTCTCCGCTGTCGGACTGCGCAAGTCGTACGGCGGCAGGACGGTGCTCGACGGCATCGATCTGCGCATCGCGACCGGGTCCGTATTCGCCCTGCTCGGTCCGAACGGGGCCGGCAAGACCACAGCCGTCAAGATCCTCTCCACCCTCATCGGCGCCGACGGCGGACAGGCCCAGGTCGCCGGCCACGACATCGCCACGTCACCGGACGGGGTCCGTGCGGCGATCGGGGTGACCGGGCAGTTCTCCGCCGTCGACGGACTCATCACCGGCGAGGAGAACATGCTCCTCATGGCAGACCTGCACCACCTGCCCAAGGCCGAGGGACGCCGCGTCGCCGCCGAACTCCTCGAACGCTTCGACCTGACGGACGCGGCGAGGAAACCCGCCTCCACCTACTCCGGCGGCATGAAACGCCGCCTCGACATCGCCATGACCCTCGTCGGCAGCCCCCGCGTCATCTTCCTCGACGAACCCACCACCGGCCTCGACCCCCGCAGCCGCCACACCATGTGGCAGATCATCCGCCGACTCGTCACCGACGGCGTCACCGTCTTCCTCACCACCCAGTACCTCCAGGAAGCAGACGAACTCGCCGACCGCATCGCCGTACTCCACAACGGCACCATCGCCGCCGAAGGCACCCCCGACGAACTCAAACGCCTCGTCCCCGGCGGCCACATCCGGCTCCGCTTCACCGACCCCACCGCCTACCGCACCGCCACCACCACCCTCACCCCCACCACACACGACGACGAAGCCCTCTGGCTCACCCTCCCCTCCGACGGCAGCCAACGCGACCTGCGCACCCTCCTCGACCTCCTCGACACCCACCACATCCACGCCGACGAACTCACCGTCCACACCCCCGACCTCGACGACGTCTTCTTCGCCCTCACCGCCCCCACCCTCCCCACACAGCCCAACCAGCCCAAGGAGAACGCCCGATGA
- a CDS encoding ABC transporter permease, which translates to MSSLTLAVRDSTTMLRRNLLHVRRYPSLTLNLLLTPVMLLLLFVYVFGDTMSAGIGGGGADRSEYLSYLVPGILLLTIGGTTIGSAVSVSMDMTEGVIARFRTMAIHRGSVLIGHVVGSVLQCMMSIVTVGAVAVAIGFRSTGATAVEWLLALGLLTLVALALTWIAVGMGLSSPNVEAASNNAMPLMILPLLSSAFVPLDAMPGWFRPVAEYQPFTPAIETLRGLLLGTEIGDNGWIAVAWCLGLAALGYFWSTSLYNRDPK; encoded by the coding sequence ATGAGCAGCCTCACCCTCGCCGTCCGCGACTCGACCACCATGCTGCGCCGCAACCTCCTGCACGTACGGCGCTACCCGTCCCTCACCCTGAACCTGCTGCTCACCCCGGTCATGCTGCTCCTGCTCTTCGTCTACGTCTTCGGCGACACGATGAGCGCGGGCATCGGGGGCGGCGGCGCGGACCGGTCCGAGTACCTCTCGTACCTCGTCCCGGGCATCCTGCTGCTGACGATCGGTGGCACCACGATCGGCAGCGCGGTGTCGGTCTCCATGGACATGACCGAGGGGGTCATCGCGCGCTTCCGCACGATGGCGATCCACCGCGGGTCCGTGCTGATCGGGCACGTCGTCGGCAGCGTCCTGCAGTGCATGATGAGCATCGTCACCGTCGGAGCCGTCGCGGTGGCCATCGGGTTCAGGTCCACCGGCGCCACCGCCGTGGAGTGGCTGCTGGCCCTGGGCCTGCTCACGCTCGTCGCCCTGGCGCTGACCTGGATCGCGGTCGGGATGGGCCTGTCCAGCCCGAACGTCGAAGCGGCGAGCAACAACGCCATGCCGCTGATGATCCTGCCGCTGCTCTCCAGCGCGTTCGTCCCGCTCGACGCGATGCCGGGCTGGTTCCGGCCGGTCGCGGAGTACCAGCCCTTCACGCCCGCGATCGAGACCCTGCGCGGGCTCCTCCTCGGTACCGAGATCGGCGACAACGGGTGGATCGCCGTCGCCTGGTGCCTCGGACTGGCCGCGCTCGGGTACTTCTGGTCCACCTCGCTGTACAACCGCGACCCGAAGTAG
- the hydA gene encoding dihydropyrimidinase, producing the protein MSRTVIHGGLVVTASDEIHADVLIEGGRIAALAAHGTDAAASWSADRRIDATGKYVIPGGVDAHTHMEMPFGGTYAADTFETGTRAAAWGGTTTIVDFAIQTMGRSLQEGLDTWHGKADGNCAIDYAFHMIMSDVNASSLKEMDRLVAEGVTSFKLFMAYPGVFYSDDGQILRAMQRASGNGGLIMMHAENGIAIDVLVEQALAEGRTDPRYHGDVRKVALEAEATHRAVQLARVAGSPLYVVHVSADEAVAEIADARHKGLPVFGETCPQYLFLSTDNLAEPGFEGAKYVCSTPLRPREHQEALWRGLRNNELQVVSTDHCPFCFSGQKEMGRGDFSKIPNGMPGVENRLDLLHQAVVDGHISRRRWIEIACASPARMFGLYPKKGTIAPGADADIVVYDPGAEQTISAETHHMNVDYSAYEGKRVTGRVETVLSRGKPVIEDRAYVGHAGHGTYLPRGTCQYL; encoded by the coding sequence ATGAGCCGCACCGTCATCCACGGCGGACTCGTCGTCACCGCGTCCGACGAGATCCACGCCGACGTACTGATCGAGGGCGGCCGCATCGCCGCTCTCGCCGCCCACGGCACCGACGCCGCGGCGAGCTGGAGTGCCGACCGCAGGATCGACGCCACGGGAAAGTACGTCATCCCCGGTGGCGTCGACGCGCACACGCACATGGAGATGCCCTTCGGCGGGACGTACGCCGCCGACACCTTCGAGACCGGCACCCGGGCCGCGGCCTGGGGCGGGACCACGACGATCGTCGACTTCGCCATCCAGACCATGGGCCGCTCGTTGCAGGAAGGGCTCGACACCTGGCACGGGAAGGCGGACGGCAACTGTGCCATCGACTACGCCTTCCACATGATCATGTCGGACGTGAACGCCTCCTCGCTCAAGGAGATGGACCGCCTGGTGGCGGAAGGCGTCACGTCGTTCAAGCTCTTCATGGCCTACCCGGGCGTGTTCTACAGCGACGACGGCCAGATCCTCCGGGCCATGCAGCGCGCTTCCGGCAACGGCGGCCTGATCATGATGCATGCGGAGAACGGCATCGCCATCGACGTCCTGGTCGAACAGGCGCTGGCCGAAGGACGCACCGACCCGCGGTACCACGGCGACGTCCGCAAGGTGGCCCTGGAGGCCGAGGCCACGCATCGCGCCGTCCAGCTCGCCCGGGTCGCGGGATCGCCCCTGTACGTCGTACACGTCTCCGCCGACGAGGCCGTCGCGGAGATCGCGGACGCGCGCCACAAGGGCCTCCCGGTCTTCGGGGAGACCTGCCCGCAGTACCTCTTCCTCTCCACGGACAACCTTGCCGAACCCGGCTTCGAAGGCGCGAAGTACGTCTGTTCGACCCCGCTGCGTCCCCGGGAGCACCAGGAGGCGCTCTGGCGCGGACTCCGCAACAACGAACTCCAGGTGGTCTCCACCGACCACTGCCCGTTCTGCTTCTCGGGCCAGAAGGAGATGGGGCGAGGGGACTTCTCCAAGATCCCCAACGGCATGCCGGGCGTCGAGAACCGGCTGGACCTCCTCCACCAGGCCGTCGTGGACGGCCACATCTCACGCAGGCGGTGGATCGAGATCGCCTGCGCCTCCCCGGCCAGGATGTTCGGGCTCTATCCGAAGAAGGGCACCATCGCACCGGGCGCCGACGCCGACATCGTCGTCTACGACCCCGGCGCTGAGCAGACCATCTCCGCCGAGACGCACCACATGAACGTCGACTACTCCGCCTACGAGGGCAAGCGCGTGACGGGACGCGTGGAGACGGTCCTGTCGCGCGGGAAGCCGGTGATCGAGGACCGCGCCTACGTGGGGCACGCGGGCCACGGGACGTATCTGCCGCGGGGGACCTGCCAGTACCTGTGA
- a CDS encoding aspartate aminotransferase family protein, with product MTGLHERHLAVSPEWLALYYRQPLELTHGEGRHVWDADGNRYLDFFGGILTTMTAHALPEVTKAVTEQAGRLIHSSTLYLNRPMVELAERIAALSGIPDARVFFTTSGTEANDAALLLATAHRGSNQILAMRNSYHGRSFSAVSITGNKGWSPTTLSPLQTLYVHGGVRSRGPYAELSDERFIKACVADLEDLLGHTREPAALIAEPVQGVGGFTAPPDGLYAAFREVLDRHGILWISDEVQTGWGRTGDHFWGWQAHAENGPPDIITFAKGIGNGMSIGGVVARADVMNCLDANSISTFGGSPVTMAAGLANLSYLLEHDLQGNARRVGGLLIERLRAVGAASEAVKEVRGRGLMIGIELVKPGTDEANPEAAAAVLEAARAGGLLIGKGGGHNTSVLRIAPPLSLTVAEAEEGAAILADALHAAI from the coding sequence GTGACCGGGCTGCACGAGCGGCACCTCGCCGTCAGCCCCGAGTGGCTGGCGCTCTACTACCGGCAGCCCCTCGAACTCACCCACGGCGAGGGCCGCCACGTCTGGGACGCGGACGGCAACCGCTACCTCGACTTCTTCGGCGGCATCCTCACCACGATGACGGCGCACGCCCTGCCCGAGGTGACCAAGGCCGTCACCGAGCAGGCCGGCCGCCTGATCCACTCATCGACCCTCTACCTCAACCGCCCGATGGTCGAGCTGGCCGAGCGCATCGCCGCACTCTCCGGAATCCCCGACGCCCGGGTCTTCTTCACCACCTCGGGCACCGAGGCCAACGACGCCGCCCTGCTGCTCGCCACCGCCCACCGCGGGTCGAACCAGATCCTGGCGATGCGCAACAGTTACCACGGCAGGTCCTTCTCGGCGGTGTCCATCACAGGCAACAAGGGCTGGTCCCCGACGACCCTGTCCCCGCTGCAGACGCTGTACGTCCACGGCGGGGTCCGCAGCCGCGGACCGTACGCCGAGCTCAGCGACGAGCGGTTCATCAAGGCGTGCGTCGCCGACCTGGAGGACCTGCTCGGGCACACCCGGGAGCCCGCGGCGCTGATCGCCGAACCGGTCCAGGGCGTCGGCGGATTCACCGCACCCCCGGACGGGCTGTACGCCGCCTTCCGCGAGGTCCTGGACCGGCACGGCATCCTGTGGATCTCCGACGAGGTGCAGACCGGCTGGGGCCGTACCGGAGACCACTTCTGGGGCTGGCAGGCGCACGCCGAGAACGGACCGCCGGACATCATCACCTTCGCCAAGGGCATCGGCAACGGCATGTCCATCGGAGGAGTCGTCGCCCGGGCCGACGTCATGAACTGCCTGGACGCCAACTCCATCTCGACGTTCGGCGGATCCCCGGTCACGATGGCCGCAGGGCTCGCCAACCTCTCGTACCTCCTGGAGCACGACCTCCAGGGCAACGCCCGGCGGGTGGGCGGGCTGCTCATCGAGCGGCTCCGCGCGGTCGGAGCGGCCTCGGAGGCCGTGAAGGAGGTCCGCGGCCGGGGGCTCATGATCGGTATCGAGCTGGTGAAGCCCGGTACCGACGAGGCGAATCCGGAAGCGGCCGCCGCCGTCCTGGAAGCGGCCCGCGCCGGCGGGCTGCTCATCGGCAAGGGCGGCGGTCACAACACCAGCGTCCTGCGCATCGCGCCACCGCTGTCGCTCACCGTCGCCGAGGCGGAGGAGGGTGCGGCGATCCTGGCCGACGCCCTCCACGCGGCGATCTGA
- a CDS encoding nitrilase-related carbon-nitrogen hydrolase, whose amino-acid sequence MSHVVRAALVQASWTGDTESMIAKHEEHAREAARQGARIIGFQEVFNAPYFCQVQEPEHYRWAEPVPDGPTVRRMQELARETGMVIVVPVFEIEQSGFYYNTAAVIDADGSYLGKYRKHHIPQVKGFWEKYYFKPGNAGWPVFDTAVGKVGVYICYDRHFPEGWRQLGLSGAQLVYNPSATSRGLSGHLWQLEQPASAVANEYFVAAINRVGQEEYGDNDFYGTSYFVDPRGQFVGDVASDKEEELLVRDLDFGLIEEVRKQWAFYRDRRPDAYEGLVEP is encoded by the coding sequence ATGTCCCACGTCGTACGCGCCGCACTCGTCCAGGCGTCCTGGACCGGCGACACCGAATCCATGATCGCCAAGCACGAGGAACACGCTCGCGAGGCAGCCCGGCAGGGCGCGCGGATCATCGGGTTCCAGGAGGTTTTCAACGCCCCCTACTTCTGCCAGGTGCAGGAACCCGAGCATTACCGCTGGGCCGAACCCGTGCCGGACGGTCCGACGGTCCGCCGCATGCAGGAGCTGGCCCGCGAGACCGGCATGGTGATCGTGGTGCCGGTCTTCGAGATCGAGCAGTCCGGTTTCTACTACAACACCGCGGCCGTGATCGACGCCGACGGCTCGTACCTCGGCAAGTACCGCAAGCACCACATCCCGCAGGTCAAGGGGTTCTGGGAGAAGTACTACTTCAAGCCCGGCAACGCCGGCTGGCCGGTCTTCGACACGGCCGTCGGCAAGGTGGGCGTCTACATCTGCTACGACCGGCACTTCCCCGAAGGGTGGCGTCAACTCGGACTCAGCGGAGCCCAGTTGGTCTACAACCCCTCGGCGACCTCACGGGGGCTCTCCGGTCATCTGTGGCAGCTGGAACAGCCGGCCTCGGCCGTCGCCAACGAGTACTTCGTGGCCGCGATCAACCGCGTCGGCCAGGAGGAGTACGGCGACAACGACTTCTACGGCACCAGCTACTTCGTCGACCCGCGCGGGCAGTTCGTGGGGGACGTCGCGAGCGACAAGGAGGAGGAACTCCTGGTGCGCGACCTCGACTTCGGGCTGATCGAGGAGGTCCGCAAGCAGTGGGCCTTCTACCGGGACAGAAGGCCCGACGCGTACGAAGGGCTGGTGGAGCCGTGA